ACGCGGGACGGGCGCGAATACCTGATCCCGAACGAGGACCTGATTACCAATCAAGTGGTGAACTGGTCTCATTCCGACAAATTCGTGCGGCTGGATCTGGATTTTGGCACCAGCTATGACGACGACCCCCATCATGTGCGTGCGACAGCGATCAAAGCGGTCAAAGCGGTGACCCGGGTCCTCAGCGGAGGCTCGCACGAGCCGGTCTGTCACATCACCGGGTTCGGCGATAGCAGCGTGGACTACGTTCTAAGGTTCTGGATCAGCGACCCGACCAAGGGCCTGACCAATATCCGCGGCAATGTCTATCTTGCGCTATGGGACGCATTTAAGGATGAAGGCATCTCGATCCCCTTCCCGCAGCGCGAAGTTCGGTTGCTGCCGAACGGCGCAGAGCAGCAACAGATCGCCAAAGAGTGAGCGAACGTGCGGGCACCTGTCTGGCCTTTCATTGAAATGTTGCAATCCCCTTGTTACCTTATTAGTACCCCGGCGCCGGGGTTTCATGGCGCGCAGCAAAGGAGGACTATGTCCTGTCTCTACATACACAGGCGGGTTTGCCCGCCGATGAAGGGGTCAGTGTAATGGCCCACTCTCAGTCAATCAGCGACAAGCTGCTTGAGCGTATCCTTTCCTCACTATCCGACGACAAGGCCGAAGACGTCGTGCAGATCAACCTGCAGGGAAAGTCTTCTGTCGCAGATCACATGGTGATCGCATCGGGCCGGTCGACCCGGCAGGTCTCGGCCATGGCGGAAAAACTGACGGATCGCATCAAGCAGGAATTCGGTTTCACCTCGAAGGTTGAAGGCAAGGATGCCGGCGACTGGGTGTTGATCGATACGGGCGACGTGATCGTCCATATCTTCCGCCCCGAAGTGCGTGAATTCTATCAGCTGGAAAAGATGTGGCTGCCTCAGGGCGGCAGCGCCTCGGCGAACTGAGGCGCCATCCCGGCCCGTATTGAGGGGCCGGAGGCGAGAGAGATATGCGTATCAGCATAGTTGCGGTCGGGCGAATGCGCGCCGGGCCCGAGAAGTCCCTGCTTGACGATTACCTGACCCGATTTGACCGGACCGGCCGCTCGCTGGGCCTTGGCCCCGCTCGTGTGATTGAGGTCGAAGACAAGAAAAATGCAGGCATGGGGGCCGAGGCAGCGCTGCTGCGCAAAGCGCTGCCCAAAGGCGCAGTGAACTGTACCTTGGACGAACGCGGACGGGTTATGTCCTCACCCGAATTTGCCAAGAAACTGGGCGGTTGGCGTGATGCCGGACGGCAGGATCTGGCATTGATCATTGGCGGAGCGGACGGAATAGACCCTAATCTGCGGGCCGAGGCCGATTTTTCCATCTCATTTGGGTCAATGGTCTGGCCCCATATGCTGGTCCGTGTGATGCTGGCCGAGCAACTTTATCGGGCCGCAACCATTCTGTCGGGCGGCCCTTATCACCGGGTCTGACATGGAGCAGCTTCTGATCGTTTACCATTCGCGCACTGGTGGCGCCCGGCAAATGGCCGAAGCGGCAGCAGAGGCCGGGCGAGACGAAGCAGATGTTGTTCTGAAATTCGCGGATCAGGCGGGACCTGAGGATTTGCTTGCCGCTGATGGCTATATCTTCTGCGCGCCTGAGAATTTGGCGGCGATTTCGGGTCTGATGAAAGAATTTTTCGACCGTAGTTACTATCCTGTCTTGGGTAAGCTCGAAGGTCGACCTTATGCGCAAATGGTCTGTGCAGGGTCCGGCGGTGAAAACGCCGCGCGCCAGACTGCGCGTATCGCGACCGGCTGGCGGTTGAAAGAGGTTCAGCCACCTTTGATCCTTTGCACATATGCACAAACGCCCGAAGCTATTTTGGCCGAAAAGACCATCCCTGAAGAACAGCTTGAGAAATGCCGCGAGATCGGGGCCGCGATGGCTGCAGGCTTGGCCCTTGGTGTGTTCTGAACTTCAGTTCAGGTCAATCACCGTTGTGTCTTCGGCCCAGCCGCCAACACTGTCACGGGCCTGAATCTGGACCTGTGCGATGCCTTCGGGTATTGCCACGCCGCTCAGCGAGCGGGTGAAGGGCTGCTCATCCACATGCGGATGATGCAGGACACGCATCCCAAGTTCGTTCCCGTCCATGTCCAGCACACGCCAGCCATCGGCGTAGTCATCCCATCCGGTATCGGGATGACGGATCGTAACGTCGAAGCGCCATGTGTCGCCGCTGCGGGTGGCCGCGACTTTTTCGATCGTTGGGGGGTCGGCAAAAGCAGGGCTGGCCAGGAAGGCGCTGAGAATCACATATCGCATGGCGCGAATGTACGGGTTATCGCGGCGCATCGGGATCA
The genomic region above belongs to Ruegeria sp. HKCCD4315 and contains:
- the rsfS gene encoding ribosome silencing factor is translated as MAHSQSISDKLLERILSSLSDDKAEDVVQINLQGKSSVADHMVIASGRSTRQVSAMAEKLTDRIKQEFGFTSKVEGKDAGDWVLIDTGDVIVHIFRPEVREFYQLEKMWLPQGGSASAN
- the rlmH gene encoding 23S rRNA (pseudouridine(1915)-N(3))-methyltransferase RlmH, translating into MRISIVAVGRMRAGPEKSLLDDYLTRFDRTGRSLGLGPARVIEVEDKKNAGMGAEAALLRKALPKGAVNCTLDERGRVMSSPEFAKKLGGWRDAGRQDLALIIGGADGIDPNLRAEADFSISFGSMVWPHMLVRVMLAEQLYRAATILSGGPYHRV
- a CDS encoding flavodoxin family protein; translation: MEQLLIVYHSRTGGARQMAEAAAEAGRDEADVVLKFADQAGPEDLLAADGYIFCAPENLAAISGLMKEFFDRSYYPVLGKLEGRPYAQMVCAGSGGENAARQTARIATGWRLKEVQPPLILCTYAQTPEAILAEKTIPEEQLEKCREIGAAMAAGLALGVF